From Ptychodera flava strain L36383 chromosome 2, AS_Pfla_20210202, whole genome shotgun sequence, the proteins below share one genomic window:
- the LOC139120300 gene encoding uncharacterized protein — protein sequence MRLSNPELEVLPYVVAYDEQEMMNRSPIPYSRYVRDPDINFYKSADKADELRPASSASTLPKMPASSPTLTGVKKSPSPAQTRERKPAGAMMAALAGKPNAKLPRPLGTARGSKQRLVYTPSQLEGLTDAEKRELLRGSEDLKISTEIGKLRDMLVNNQVRNYYANDEDSVALDAVRSANTMVSISLPNINRPHMNTHRRIRTKVKLRDLEEAMDNFRTSRKTNLEEFYEINAKWFGRPLRKNFRPGTVGRIERKRHVPFEHYERPTTDADSMTRMKLEDSRKAREMKSSDAVSKGLETNDKPPSISKVDRPIGQLGAGDIHPAQNRHSPRGIKLTMTDLLALQIRNSGGKASCANGKKRSVRFSSNNEVREYDSTAPVSSPTETTPK from the coding sequence ATGAGGCTGTCGAATCCCGAGCTAGAAGTACTACCATATGTTGTGGCCTATGACGAACAAGAAATGATGAATCGGTCACCCATACCATACAGCCGATACGTGCGGGACCCCGATATAAATTTCTACAAATCGGCCGACAAAGCTGACGAGCTGAGACCAGCCAGTAGTGCTAGTACGCTGCCCAAAATGCCGGCGTCGTCTCCGACTCTCACAGGTGTTAAAAAGTCGCCATCGCCAGCGCAGACTAGGGAACGCAAACCCGCCGGCGCAATGATGGCTGCTTTGGCGGGAAAACCGAACGCGAAGTTGCCGAGGCCGCTGGGGACTGCGCGAGGCTCTAAACAGAGGCTTGTGTATACACCGTCGCAGTTAGAAGGCCTAACAGACGCAGAAAAGCGGGAACTATTGAGGGGGAGCGAAGACTTGAAAATAAGTACGGAAATCGGGAAACTGCGCGACATGTTGGTCAACAATCAAGTCAGGAACTATTACGCCAACGACGAAGATTCTGTCGCTCTCGATGCCGTGCGATCAGCCAATACTATGGTTTCAATATCATTGCCAAACATTAACAGACCACACATGAACACTCATCGTCGAATCCGTACCAAAGTAAAGCTCAGAGATTTAGAAGAAGCGATGGACAATTTCAGAACCTCCAGGAAAACCAATTTAGAagaattttatgaaataaacGCTAAATGGTTCGGACGCCCGCTTCGGAAAAACTTCAGACCGGGGACTGTGGGCAGAATTGAAAGAAAACGACATGTCCCGTTTGAACATTATGAGAGACCGACGACAGATGCCGACAGTATGACGAGAATGAAGTTGGAGGATAGTAGAAAAGCGCGCGAAATGAAATCGTCTGACGCAGTCAGCAAAGGATTAGAGACAAACGACAAGCCGCCATCAATTTCGAAGGTTGATAGGCCCATAGGACAACTGGGGGCCGGTGATATTCACCCTGCTCAGAACAGACACAGTCCTCGTGGCATAAAACTGACCATGACAGATCTGCTCGCCTTGCAAATAAGAAATTCGGGCGGCAAGGCGTCTTGTGCTAACGGGAAAAAGCGATCTGTAAGATTCAGCTCCAATAATGAAGTTCGCGAGTACGATTCGACCGCGCCTGTCAGCAGTCCAACTGAAACAACTCCAAAATGA